One genomic window of Microbacterium testaceum StLB037 includes the following:
- a CDS encoding ABC transporter substrate-binding protein: MPRSLALTVTTATALSALALASLTGCQASSSDTTTLSFLMWGDGGDTQKAYEKVIDAFEAENPGITVNAEFVNTNDYDNVLKTRLSGGAGPDVYGFDPKNLTDFVRDGFAADLSGADFFSRLDAAAAQEARRGAEGDAAYSVPISQSGNGIIYNTALFERAGITEVPQTYTELKAATEKLSAAGITPIAMSAQDSWWPQFIAYYAMAQHVFPDDPGAIEELLAGEKTFADIPGYAESLEVVKDLVPAYMPDPLGTNQSAAKSAFLSGQAAMFPATWILSDARAAGVEPGYMNFPTLDADVADMWGSYLVAWGINPGNDRVEAAESFIDFFFQDEVYTGFLTSVKAFPTTGGIDVSANDPLFPAMTAAWEGKTFRPVVIPAHPQLQETLLVGMQNLIAGRSDVETVIAELDATLVEVRANAD, from the coding sequence ATGCCCCGTTCCCTCGCCCTGACCGTCACGACCGCGACGGCGCTGAGCGCCCTGGCTCTGGCATCCCTCACCGGATGCCAAGCCTCCTCGAGCGACACGACCACCCTCAGCTTCCTGATGTGGGGTGACGGTGGGGACACGCAGAAGGCGTACGAGAAGGTCATCGACGCGTTCGAGGCCGAGAACCCCGGCATCACCGTGAACGCCGAGTTCGTCAACACGAACGACTACGACAACGTCCTCAAGACGCGCCTCTCCGGCGGCGCCGGCCCCGACGTCTACGGGTTCGACCCGAAGAACCTGACCGATTTCGTCCGCGACGGGTTCGCCGCCGATCTGTCGGGGGCCGACTTCTTCTCGCGCCTCGACGCGGCCGCCGCGCAGGAAGCCCGCCGGGGAGCGGAGGGGGATGCCGCGTACTCGGTGCCCATCTCGCAGTCGGGGAACGGCATCATCTACAACACCGCGCTGTTCGAGAGGGCGGGCATCACCGAGGTGCCGCAGACCTACACGGAGCTGAAGGCCGCGACCGAGAAGCTGTCGGCCGCGGGCATCACGCCGATCGCGATGAGCGCCCAGGACAGTTGGTGGCCCCAGTTCATCGCCTACTACGCGATGGCCCAGCACGTGTTCCCCGACGACCCGGGTGCGATCGAGGAACTGCTCGCCGGGGAGAAGACCTTCGCGGACATCCCCGGCTACGCCGAGTCGCTCGAGGTCGTGAAGGACCTCGTCCCGGCCTACATGCCCGACCCCCTCGGGACGAACCAGTCGGCCGCGAAGTCCGCCTTCCTCAGCGGGCAGGCGGCGATGTTCCCCGCGACCTGGATCCTCTCCGATGCGCGCGCGGCGGGGGTGGAGCCCGGCTACATGAACTTCCCCACGCTCGACGCCGACGTCGCCGACATGTGGGGCAGCTACCTCGTCGCGTGGGGGATCAACCCCGGCAACGATCGGGTCGAAGCCGCCGAGAGCTTCATCGACTTCTTCTTCCAGGACGAGGTGTACACCGGCTTCCTCACCTCGGTGAAGGCGTTCCCCACGACCGGGGGCATCGACGTCTCGGCGAACGACCCGCTGTTCCCCGCCATGACGGCGGCGTGGGAGGGGAAGACCTTCCGCCCCGTGGTGATCCCCGCGCACCCCCAGCTGCAGGAGACGCTGCTCGTGGGCATGCAGAACCTCATCGCGGGGCGCAGCGACGTCGAGACGGTGATCGCGGAGCTCGACGCCACCCTCGTCGAGGTCCGCGCCAACGCCGACTGA
- a CDS encoding ABC transporter substrate-binding protein has product MTKWLRHTAVAAVALTTVGALSGCAGGAGGGPTELSFLMWGDGGDTQTAYEDVITKFEAANPDITVNAEFFNTNDYDNILKTRLSGGAGPDVYGFDLGNIDTFVADGFAADLSDGGESYLSKLTPEAAKDSQRAGGTYNLPISLSGNGIIYNKALFEKAGIDAPPTTYSELLADSKKLSDAGIIPFAMSAQDNWWPQFIVYYALAEHGANEELGAQMAAGETTFSQSQAWAESLDVVRDLTPYYMPNPVGTSQTAAQSAFLGGQAAMFPATWILSDAREAGLDLGYMNFPTVDKPSNDLWGTYQVRFGVNPNNGDAKLAASQKFLDFFLQDDTYKAFLDKVKLFPTTKDVEIGADVDPLFPEMQAAWEGKTFVAAFSPTDPSIQDALLVGLQNIISGQKTTEQVLGDLDVALEQYRANNR; this is encoded by the coding sequence ATGACGAAGTGGCTGAGGCACACGGCGGTAGCGGCGGTCGCATTGACCACCGTAGGCGCGCTGAGCGGCTGCGCGGGAGGTGCCGGCGGCGGTCCCACCGAGCTCAGCTTCTTGATGTGGGGCGACGGCGGCGACACGCAGACGGCGTACGAAGACGTCATCACGAAGTTCGAAGCGGCCAACCCCGACATCACGGTCAACGCGGAGTTCTTCAACACCAACGACTACGACAACATCCTCAAGACCCGCCTCTCCGGCGGCGCCGGCCCGGATGTCTACGGATTCGACCTCGGCAACATCGACACCTTCGTCGCCGACGGCTTCGCCGCCGACCTCTCCGACGGGGGCGAGAGCTACCTGTCGAAGCTGACCCCCGAGGCGGCGAAGGACAGCCAGCGCGCCGGCGGAACCTACAACCTGCCCATCTCCCTGTCGGGCAACGGCATCATCTACAACAAGGCGCTGTTCGAGAAGGCGGGCATCGACGCCCCGCCCACGACCTACAGCGAGCTGCTGGCGGACTCCAAGAAGCTGTCGGATGCCGGGATCATCCCCTTCGCGATGAGCGCGCAGGACAACTGGTGGCCGCAGTTCATCGTCTACTACGCGCTCGCCGAGCACGGGGCGAACGAAGAGCTCGGCGCGCAGATGGCCGCGGGCGAGACCACCTTCTCCCAGAGTCAGGCCTGGGCCGAATCGCTCGACGTCGTCCGCGACCTGACGCCGTACTACATGCCCAACCCGGTGGGCACGAGCCAGACCGCCGCGCAGTCGGCGTTCCTCGGGGGCCAGGCGGCGATGTTCCCGGCGACGTGGATCCTCTCCGACGCCCGTGAGGCCGGCCTCGACCTCGGGTACATGAACTTCCCGACCGTCGACAAGCCGTCGAACGACCTGTGGGGCACCTACCAGGTGCGGTTCGGGGTGAACCCGAACAACGGGGATGCCAAGCTCGCCGCCTCGCAGAAGTTCCTCGACTTCTTCCTCCAGGACGACACCTACAAGGCGTTCCTCGACAAGGTGAAGCTGTTCCCCACCACGAAGGACGTCGAGATCGGCGCCGATGTCGACCCGCTCTTCCCCGAGATGCAGGCGGCCTGGGAGGGCAAGACCTTCGTGGCGGCGTTCTCGCCGACCGACCCGAGCATCCAGGATGCGCTGCTCGTCGGACTGCAGAACATCATCAGTGGTCAGAAGACCACCGAGCAGGTGCTGGGCGACCTCGACGTGGCCCTCGAGCAGTACCGCGCCAACAACCGCTGA
- a CDS encoding DUF3863 domain-containing protein yields MQTRPPLGRRLTINTIVRRHQIEATRNTSLWEDETALHSAALVERFSDAVRSAVPDASLTWALSWGALTDGSPRYRDIRRTLARLAAEHGDDITFVPGGFFANLYGTRDEVARDISDAVDLLHTHFDRPTTALVAGFLSAANIAGARDLGIRTVQGNIWSQFDIDLQDGDGSLAYPYYPSRNHFLVPGRGDDRIDAVQLDGWTVDLVAARTAGMSSEYNSRLGLGPIETLHRLPRQDALRELDATSEAHLNDRNVARNGLGWLTVNYEISEVARGLEHDPTTLDAWAGWLGGLRERWSDLELTTIGRFGDEWRARHADNEDLAYLLQQSGSGVQASRAGETVTWFMCADFRLGVVQVGDTVEVFDYTSYAGAFVEPAERGDRRWSLLGEINQKQTRPQDRPVALAAFLARHPDVDAALDQRWGGAPELRALRDAA; encoded by the coding sequence ATGCAGACACGCCCGCCCCTCGGCCGACGACTGACCATCAACACCATCGTCCGCCGCCACCAGATCGAGGCGACGAGGAACACCTCCCTCTGGGAAGACGAGACCGCGCTGCACTCCGCCGCCCTCGTCGAGCGGTTCTCCGACGCCGTGCGTTCCGCGGTCCCGGATGCCTCCCTCACGTGGGCCCTCTCGTGGGGTGCGCTCACCGACGGTTCCCCGCGCTACCGCGACATCCGCCGCACGCTCGCCCGCCTCGCCGCCGAGCACGGCGACGACATCACGTTCGTCCCCGGCGGATTCTTCGCCAACCTCTACGGCACGCGCGACGAAGTCGCCCGCGACATCTCCGACGCGGTCGACCTGCTGCACACGCATTTCGACCGCCCGACCACCGCACTGGTCGCCGGGTTCCTCTCGGCGGCGAACATCGCGGGAGCGCGCGATCTCGGCATCCGTACCGTCCAGGGCAACATCTGGAGCCAGTTCGACATCGACCTGCAGGACGGCGACGGCTCGCTCGCGTACCCCTACTACCCCTCACGGAACCACTTCCTCGTGCCCGGCCGCGGCGACGACCGCATCGACGCGGTTCAGCTCGACGGCTGGACGGTCGATCTCGTGGCCGCCCGCACCGCGGGCATGTCGTCCGAGTACAACTCACGGCTCGGACTCGGCCCCATCGAGACGCTCCACCGCCTGCCGCGCCAGGACGCGCTGAGAGAACTGGATGCCACGAGCGAGGCGCACCTGAACGACCGCAACGTCGCGCGCAACGGCCTCGGCTGGCTGACCGTCAACTACGAGATCAGCGAGGTCGCGCGCGGGCTCGAGCACGACCCCACCACGCTCGATGCCTGGGCGGGCTGGCTCGGGGGCCTGCGCGAGCGGTGGAGCGATCTCGAGCTGACGACGATCGGCCGCTTCGGCGACGAGTGGCGCGCCCGGCACGCCGACAACGAGGACCTCGCCTACCTCCTGCAGCAGAGCGGCAGCGGCGTCCAGGCCTCGCGCGCGGGAGAGACGGTGACGTGGTTCATGTGCGCCGACTTCCGCCTCGGTGTCGTTCAGGTCGGCGACACGGTCGAGGTCTTCGACTACACGTCCTATGCGGGTGCGTTCGTCGAGCCCGCGGAGCGGGGGGATCGCCGATGGAGCCTGCTCGGCGAGATCAACCAGAAGCAGACGCGCCCGCAGGACCGTCCGGTCGCCCTGGCCGCCTTCCTCGCCCGGCACCCGGACGTTGATGCCGCCCTGGACCAGCGCTGGGGCGGCGCTCCCGAACTCCGCGCGCTGCGGGACGCCGCATGA
- a CDS encoding family 78 glycoside hydrolase catalytic domain yields the protein MIAVTDLTVEHATDPVGIPASPRFGWTLRSDIDGVRQLSYRLSVRRGAETLWWSGPVTSDRSVDIAYDGPPLAPLRRYEWTVVVTTTAGDAAATGTFVTAVLDDDWRGATFIGAADDGAAAPLLRTEFDVDATPDEAYLVVGAGGLAHVEIDGAVVDDSVLGPGFTDYEVSAQYTVVDVTARLTPGRHAIGVELGRGFYGMRGRNTWNWETAPWHADPSARVLLLLRDARGERVIASDSAWRTAAGPTRLDDLYAGEDYDARLEQPGWSTAGFDDRAWPSAREVEGPRGVPVPERQPPIVEGELLEPTRVTQLGEGRWVVSFPRVIAGWVEVDAEADPDGEIELRFGESLRADGTPNSDDEKGYFDGRFQTDRLTLADRPLRWHPRFTWHGFQHVDVRARRLPTLRARVVHTRAARTGRVETSSPMLNTLHELTVRTILNNLHGIPTDTPKYEKNGWTGDGMVGARMMLLNLDTHELLAKWVADIAASRHGEGAPEVIAPHGGWSMDWTPAPTWHSALLLVPWDIYALRGDARVLEDVWPDARDYLRFELARGVEGLFDTTLGDWVSPETDPGGGNAPEDTRVAATAFVIAMCDTAAAIARVLGDDPAEWQAAAARSRSAFVAEFWDSETAEVRGRGDAGYRQAHTALALAFDILPEADRQRAADRLAADVVERGHHLSTGALATKHLLPQLTRFGHADAAVGVALQTTFPSWGFWVERGATSLWEHWREESRSRGHYFLGTIEDWLYADVAGLQPVSPGWREARIAPRVLGTALSSASAAVRTPYGELAVQWRVEDGEVTLSCEVPIGVRAEIELPGFRRRVDAGSYEVRVALY from the coding sequence ATGATCGCGGTCACCGACCTCACCGTCGAGCACGCCACGGATCCGGTGGGCATCCCGGCATCCCCCCGCTTCGGGTGGACCCTACGCTCCGACATCGACGGCGTCCGGCAGCTCTCCTACCGCCTGAGCGTGCGCCGCGGCGCCGAGACGCTGTGGTGGAGCGGCCCCGTCACCTCCGACCGCAGTGTCGACATCGCCTACGACGGCCCGCCGCTGGCCCCGCTCCGCCGCTACGAGTGGACGGTCGTGGTCACCACGACCGCCGGAGACGCCGCCGCTACGGGAACCTTCGTCACCGCGGTCCTCGACGACGACTGGCGGGGCGCGACCTTCATCGGCGCCGCCGACGACGGCGCGGCCGCTCCCCTGCTCCGCACGGAGTTCGACGTGGATGCCACCCCCGACGAGGCGTACCTCGTGGTCGGGGCCGGGGGTCTCGCCCACGTCGAGATCGACGGCGCTGTTGTGGACGACAGCGTCCTCGGTCCCGGCTTCACCGATTACGAGGTGAGCGCGCAGTACACCGTGGTCGACGTGACCGCTCGGCTCACGCCCGGCCGCCACGCGATCGGCGTCGAGCTCGGCCGCGGGTTCTACGGCATGCGCGGGCGCAACACGTGGAACTGGGAGACCGCGCCCTGGCACGCCGACCCCTCCGCGCGCGTGCTGCTGCTCCTGCGCGATGCCCGCGGCGAGCGCGTCATCGCGAGCGACTCCGCGTGGAGGACCGCGGCGGGCCCGACGCGTCTCGACGACCTCTACGCCGGCGAGGACTACGACGCGCGCCTCGAGCAGCCCGGGTGGAGCACCGCCGGGTTCGACGACCGCGCGTGGCCGAGCGCCCGTGAGGTCGAGGGCCCGCGCGGGGTTCCCGTCCCCGAGCGTCAGCCCCCGATCGTCGAGGGCGAGCTGCTCGAACCGACGCGGGTCACACAGCTCGGCGAGGGCCGCTGGGTCGTCTCTTTCCCCCGCGTGATCGCCGGATGGGTCGAAGTCGACGCCGAAGCGGATCCCGACGGGGAGATCGAGCTGCGATTCGGTGAGAGCCTCCGCGCGGACGGGACCCCGAACTCCGACGACGAGAAGGGGTACTTCGACGGTCGCTTCCAGACCGATCGCCTGACGCTCGCGGACCGGCCGCTGCGGTGGCATCCGCGATTCACGTGGCACGGGTTCCAGCACGTCGACGTGCGCGCGCGCCGGCTGCCGACCCTGCGCGCGCGCGTCGTGCACACGCGCGCCGCGCGCACCGGCCGCGTCGAAACCTCGTCGCCGATGCTCAACACCCTGCACGAGCTCACGGTGCGGACAATCCTCAACAACCTGCACGGCATCCCGACCGATACGCCGAAGTACGAGAAGAACGGGTGGACGGGCGACGGCATGGTCGGCGCCCGGATGATGCTGCTCAACCTCGACACGCACGAGCTGCTCGCCAAGTGGGTCGCCGACATCGCGGCATCCCGTCATGGCGAGGGAGCACCCGAGGTGATCGCCCCGCACGGGGGGTGGAGCATGGACTGGACGCCCGCTCCGACGTGGCACTCCGCGCTGCTCCTCGTGCCGTGGGACATCTACGCGCTCCGCGGCGACGCCCGCGTGCTCGAGGACGTGTGGCCCGACGCCCGTGACTACCTGCGTTTCGAGCTCGCGCGGGGCGTCGAGGGTCTCTTCGACACGACTCTCGGCGACTGGGTGAGTCCCGAGACCGACCCGGGCGGCGGCAACGCCCCCGAGGACACCCGGGTCGCGGCGACGGCGTTCGTCATCGCGATGTGCGACACGGCAGCCGCGATCGCGCGCGTGCTCGGCGACGACCCCGCCGAGTGGCAAGCCGCCGCCGCGCGCTCCCGCTCCGCGTTCGTCGCGGAGTTCTGGGATTCCGAGACCGCCGAGGTCCGCGGCCGGGGCGACGCCGGGTACCGCCAGGCGCACACCGCGCTGGCCCTGGCCTTCGACATCCTCCCCGAGGCCGACCGTCAGCGCGCGGCCGACCGGCTCGCGGCCGACGTCGTCGAGCGCGGGCACCACCTGTCGACCGGTGCTCTCGCGACCAAGCACCTCCTGCCCCAGCTGACGCGCTTCGGCCACGCCGACGCGGCTGTGGGGGTCGCGCTGCAGACGACGTTCCCGAGCTGGGGCTTCTGGGTCGAGCGCGGCGCGACCTCGCTCTGGGAGCACTGGAGGGAGGAGTCGCGCTCGCGCGGGCACTACTTCCTCGGCACGATCGAGGACTGGCTCTACGCCGACGTGGCAGGTCTCCAGCCCGTCTCCCCGGGGTGGCGCGAGGCGCGGATCGCCCCGCGGGTGCTCGGGACGGCGCTGTCATCGGCGAGCGCGGCCGTCCGCACGCCGTACGGCGAGCTAGCGGTGCAGTGGCGCGTCGAGGACGGCGAGGTGACGCTGTCGTGCGAGGTGCCGATCGGCGTGCGCGCCGAGATCGAGCTGCCGGGCTTCCGCCGCCGCGTGGACGCCGGGAGCTACGAGGTGCGCGTGGCCCTCTATTGA
- a CDS encoding type II toxin-antitoxin system death-on-curing family toxin — protein MDGLVRAKGFHYRDRNGLLSALAAPLPVFGEEVHVGIHRKAAVLLAAINSNHPLLDGNKRLSWYVTAVFYDFNGYDLMVAADEGDLFIRRVAGASPPSVEDIAAWLRGHARPSS, from the coding sequence GTGGACGGTCTCGTCCGCGCGAAGGGATTTCACTACCGGGATCGCAACGGTCTCCTGTCGGCTCTCGCCGCGCCGCTCCCGGTGTTCGGCGAGGAAGTGCATGTGGGGATCCACCGCAAGGCAGCCGTCCTCCTCGCGGCCATCAACAGCAACCATCCGCTGCTCGACGGCAACAAGCGGCTGAGCTGGTATGTCACCGCGGTCTTCTACGACTTCAACGGCTATGACCTGATGGTGGCGGCGGACGAGGGTGATCTCTTCATCCGCCGCGTGGCGGGAGCGAGCCCGCCCTCGGTGGAAGACATCGCCGCGTGGCTCCGGGGCCACGCGCGACCATCGTCGTGA
- a CDS encoding DNA-binding protein with an HTH domain, which translates to MAMTVRLSPEAEERLEHLASVLKMSKNSVLEQAVLNMDERAERRRRFAEAIARVDERDADLLDRLSR; encoded by the coding sequence ATGGCTATGACGGTTCGACTTTCTCCCGAGGCGGAAGAGCGGCTCGAACATCTCGCGTCCGTGCTCAAGATGAGCAAGAACAGCGTGCTCGAGCAGGCGGTCCTCAACATGGACGAGCGGGCGGAACGACGTCGACGGTTCGCGGAAGCCATCGCTCGCGTCGACGAGCGCGACGCCGATCTGCTCGACCGCCTGTCGCGGTGA
- a CDS encoding SDR family NAD(P)-dependent oxidoreductase, whose protein sequence is MYRQRLELTDRVAVVTGGSRGIGLAVVTALEEFGAIVVIADVLDEAGTAAAASFASGRVSYVHLDVTDAAEVERVFADVATRLGSVDILVTSAGIANHQPSLDLERETWDRVLAVNATGTFWCAREAARHMQESGGSIVAIGSMSGELANAPQRQAAYNASKGAVHLAVKSLAIEFAEQGIRVNAVAPGYVGTELTKEGVPTDWWDDWVRRTPMGRLGAPEEIGSLVAFLASDAASYMTGSVVLIDGGYSAW, encoded by the coding sequence ATGTACCGACAAAGGCTGGAACTCACCGACCGGGTGGCGGTCGTGACGGGAGGATCCCGCGGCATCGGACTCGCGGTGGTGACCGCTCTCGAGGAGTTCGGGGCGATCGTCGTCATCGCCGACGTGCTCGACGAGGCGGGTACCGCGGCCGCAGCGTCGTTCGCGAGCGGGCGCGTGTCGTACGTGCATCTCGACGTCACGGATGCCGCCGAGGTGGAGCGCGTCTTCGCCGACGTGGCCACGCGTCTCGGATCGGTCGACATCCTCGTCACCTCGGCCGGCATCGCCAACCACCAGCCGTCGCTCGACCTCGAGCGCGAGACCTGGGACCGCGTGCTCGCCGTCAACGCGACCGGAACGTTCTGGTGCGCGCGCGAGGCCGCGCGTCACATGCAGGAGAGCGGCGGCTCGATCGTCGCCATCGGTTCGATGTCGGGCGAACTCGCGAACGCGCCCCAGCGTCAGGCCGCGTACAACGCCTCGAAGGGGGCGGTGCACCTCGCCGTGAAGTCGCTCGCGATCGAGTTCGCCGAGCAGGGCATCCGCGTCAACGCGGTCGCCCCCGGCTACGTCGGCACGGAGCTGACCAAAGAGGGCGTCCCCACCGACTGGTGGGACGACTGGGTGCGCCGCACCCCGATGGGGCGCCTCGGCGCCCCCGAAGAGATCGGTTCTCTCGTGGCGTTCCTCGCGTCGGACGCGGCGTCGTACATGACCGGCTCGGTGGTGCTGATCGACGGCGGCTACTCGGCCTGGTGA
- a CDS encoding SIS domain-containing protein — translation MTLDVEQASEESTDTLLERITRQLPHLRRSEQRVAAIVLDNPVGAAQYTMAGLAEAAEVSEPTVMRFCSSVGCEGFQDFKIQLAQTLALGLPVTHSTITASDSSGDVAEKIFDHTISSLDRARRTLAPAAVERAIEAILDASDILFIGFGASGIIAQDAQQKFPLFGVPCQAPEDFHQQFIAATMSGPRSVTVAISNTGHTEQTLTVARAAHKAGGTVISLTGRVSPLSELADIPLVVRTFEDTDVYTPSTSRLAGLVVIDILATGVALRRSPAHTEAIRRMKSELAAMRHAEGDAAEAQS, via the coding sequence ATGACCCTCGACGTCGAGCAGGCCAGCGAAGAGTCCACCGACACGCTTCTCGAGCGCATCACCCGTCAGCTGCCGCACCTGCGCCGCTCCGAGCAGCGCGTCGCGGCGATCGTCCTCGACAACCCCGTGGGCGCCGCGCAGTACACGATGGCGGGCCTCGCCGAAGCCGCCGAGGTCAGCGAACCCACCGTCATGCGCTTCTGCAGCTCGGTCGGGTGCGAGGGCTTCCAGGACTTCAAGATCCAGCTCGCCCAGACGCTCGCGCTCGGACTGCCGGTCACGCACTCGACCATCACCGCGTCCGACTCCTCCGGCGATGTCGCCGAGAAGATCTTCGACCACACGATCTCGAGCCTCGACCGCGCACGCCGCACTCTCGCGCCCGCCGCCGTCGAGCGCGCGATCGAGGCGATCCTGGATGCCAGCGACATCCTCTTCATCGGCTTCGGCGCCAGCGGCATCATCGCGCAGGACGCCCAGCAGAAGTTCCCCCTCTTCGGAGTCCCCTGCCAGGCGCCCGAGGACTTCCACCAGCAGTTCATCGCCGCGACGATGTCGGGGCCCCGCAGCGTGACCGTCGCGATCTCCAACACCGGGCACACCGAGCAGACGCTCACGGTCGCGCGCGCCGCGCACAAGGCCGGCGGCACGGTCATCTCGCTCACCGGTCGCGTGAGCCCGCTGTCGGAACTCGCCGATATTCCCCTGGTCGTGCGTACTTTCGAAGACACCGACGTGTACACGCCGTCGACGAGCCGCCTCGCGGGCCTCGTCGTCATCGACATCCTCGCCACCGGTGTCGCCCTGCGCCGCTCCCCCGCGCACACCGAGGCCATCCGCCGAATGAAGAGCGAACTCGCCGCCATGCGCCACGCCGAGGGCGACGCCGCCGAGGCCCAGTCGTGA
- a CDS encoding NAD(P)-dependent oxidoreductase, which yields MTGVVLVTSRSFGSGEYDPEAVLAEAGYRVVRAGSSHELDELAPLLADADGWIAGTGPVTAAHLDLAPRLRGIARYGVGVDNVDLAAAAARGIPVTNTPGANSAAVAEHTLALLLTALRGIPAADRRVRAGDWSGQPARELSALTVGVVGLGRIGRLVTERLRAFGATVLGADPWVDARDPLFETVERADTETLSTRCDVVTLHAPGGQKVIDERWLSAADRPVLLVNTARADLVDEEAVARAARRGRVAAYAADTLAIETTGDAASPLLADDLADRVVVTAHLGAQTREGVDGMGRMATTDMVALLRGHAPAHPVPA from the coding sequence GTGACCGGGGTCGTGCTGGTCACCTCCCGCTCGTTCGGGTCGGGCGAGTACGACCCCGAGGCGGTGCTCGCGGAGGCGGGATACCGCGTCGTGCGCGCCGGATCGTCGCACGAGCTCGATGAGCTCGCGCCGCTCTTGGCGGACGCGGACGGGTGGATCGCGGGCACGGGTCCCGTGACCGCCGCGCACCTCGATCTCGCACCGAGGCTCCGGGGGATCGCCCGTTACGGCGTCGGCGTCGACAACGTGGATCTGGCCGCGGCGGCGGCGCGCGGCATCCCGGTCACGAACACCCCCGGCGCGAACTCGGCCGCCGTGGCCGAGCACACCCTCGCGCTCCTGCTGACGGCGCTGCGGGGAATCCCCGCGGCCGACCGTCGCGTGCGAGCCGGAGACTGGTCGGGACAGCCCGCCCGCGAGCTGTCCGCGCTGACGGTCGGGGTGGTGGGGCTGGGCCGGATCGGACGCCTCGTGACCGAGCGCCTGCGCGCCTTCGGCGCCACCGTCCTCGGAGCCGATCCGTGGGTCGACGCCCGCGATCCGCTGTTCGAGACGGTGGAGCGCGCCGACACCGAGACTCTTTCGACGCGCTGCGATGTTGTGACACTACATGCGCCGGGGGGTCAGAAGGTCATCGACGAGCGGTGGCTCTCCGCCGCCGACCGCCCGGTCCTGCTCGTGAACACGGCCCGTGCCGACCTGGTCGACGAGGAAGCGGTCGCCCGCGCCGCCCGTCGCGGGCGCGTGGCCGCGTACGCCGCCGACACCCTCGCCATCGAGACGACCGGCGACGCCGCGTCGCCGCTTCTCGCCGACGACCTGGCCGACCGCGTGGTCGTCACCGCGCACCTCGGCGCGCAGACCCGCGAGGGTGTCGACGGCATGGGGCGCATGGCCACCACCGACATGGTGGCGTTGCTGCGCGGGCACGCTCCCGCGCACCCCGTGCCCGCATGA
- a CDS encoding phosphotriesterase family protein yields the protein MSGFVRSATGDLAPEALGTVDYHEHLFQVSPLLPDDDLDDEEASTEETRQFAASGFRTLVDATPLGLGRRPAAARRIAEATGVTVVLTTGLHRREHYAEGHPLLSADVDTLTAAFMDDLVRGAAEPGEARDPSVRAGVLKAGMGYWRMDAVARRSLEAIGRAHAATGAPVMVHLEHGTAAFETLEALASVGVPAHRVALAHIDRNPDPGLHAELAATGAFLGYDGPARAREHPDSVVLSCLIATAAAGGADRILLGGDVARRTRYIAYGGMPGLRYLGDRFVPRLRAEGGDDLADAVLRRNPAAWLTWG from the coding sequence ATGAGCGGGTTCGTCCGGTCCGCCACGGGCGACCTCGCCCCCGAGGCGCTCGGGACCGTCGATTATCACGAGCACCTCTTCCAGGTCTCGCCGCTCCTGCCGGACGACGACCTCGACGACGAGGAAGCCAGCACCGAAGAGACCCGCCAGTTCGCGGCATCCGGATTCCGTACCCTCGTGGATGCCACTCCCCTGGGCCTCGGTCGGCGCCCCGCGGCGGCACGGCGCATCGCCGAAGCCACGGGAGTCACGGTCGTGCTGACGACCGGGCTGCACCGGCGCGAGCACTACGCCGAGGGCCATCCCCTCCTGTCCGCCGACGTCGACACGCTCACCGCGGCCTTCATGGACGACCTCGTGCGCGGCGCCGCGGAACCCGGCGAGGCCCGCGACCCGTCGGTCCGGGCGGGGGTGCTCAAGGCGGGCATGGGGTACTGGCGAATGGATGCCGTCGCCCGACGCTCCCTCGAGGCGATCGGCCGCGCGCACGCGGCGACCGGCGCGCCCGTCATGGTGCACCTCGAGCACGGGACGGCGGCGTTCGAGACGCTCGAGGCGCTGGCATCCGTCGGCGTGCCCGCGCACCGCGTGGCCCTGGCGCACATCGACCGCAATCCCGACCCGGGGCTGCACGCCGAGCTCGCGGCGACGGGCGCATTCCTCGGCTACGACGGCCCCGCTCGCGCGCGCGAGCATCCGGATTCCGTCGTCCTGTCGTGCCTGATCGCCACGGCCGCGGCCGGCGGCGCGGATCGCATCCTGCTCGGCGGCGACGTCGCTCGCCGGACGCGGTACATCGCGTACGGCGGCATGCCCGGGCTGCGCTACCTCGGCGACCGGTTCGTTCCGCGCCTGCGCGCCGAGGGCGGCGACGATCTCGCGGACGCCGTCCTGCGCCGCAACCCCGCCGCCTGGCTGACCTGGGGCTGA